The genomic region AATTGGCTCTGGAGAGTGCCAAGCTCGATTACCAGAAGGCGGTCTATGGGTTTATCCTCTCGAAGGCCCAACTCTTCAAGGTAGCTGGGAAGGAGATTGTTGTTGAGGAACTGTGAATATTTCTGAAAGGAGAGTTTGGGAGTTGAAAAATAATTCTCTATCAATTAAAATTGCTTGCTTTCAGTTCCAAAAGAAGCGTTTCTATAAAAAAAGAAGAGGAAAAAATAGGATTGTTTTTTGTTTTATATAAAAAAGATTTTTCTTAACAATGCTATCTGAAAGCATATTAAAAAAGAATAAAACTGGAGGTTAGGAATATGTCTTTAAAAAATAAGAAGAGGAATAAACCTTATCACCCCTTCATATTTGGAATCGTAATCTTGTCTTTGATTTTATTAATGACTTTAACAACCTTTGCCAATGGAACTAAAAAAACTCCTTTTACTCTTTCTGAAGCAGTTAAAATTGCTTTAGAAAATGGAAATGATATGAAAACAGCCCTATTTGAGCTAAAAAAGAGTGAATTGACCTATCAACAAACCAAAGCAGATTTACTGCTAAATCCATCTATTTTAAGCGAACTTTCCAACCAAACCGCTCTTTTAGTTGCTCAGCGTAATTATGAAATCACTCGTTCCAACCAGGTACAAGTAGTAGAAGAAGCTTATTATAATATACTCAAAATCCAAAGGTTAGTTGCTTTAGCTCAAGAAAACATCAACCGTTCTCAAAAGCAATTGGAAAATGTAAAAGCTAAATATTCATTAGGAATGGTTGCTCAGATTGATGTCATCTCAGCGGAATACGAATTGTCAAAAGCCCAATCCGATCGCTTGAATGCAGAGAGTAATTTACAAATTGCCAAAATGAATTTTAACCAGCTTTTAGGAAGAGATTTAAACACTCCGGTTGAATTAACCAGTGAGTTGACATTTAAACCTTCAGTCGTTGATTTGAAGCAAAGCACAGACTACGCCCTAACCCACCGTTTAGAGATAAAAAAAGCTGAAGATGAAGTTACCCTGAAAATCAAAGAAGTCCAAGTTAATACCAATGACTATACTCCTCTTCTTAACCAAAAAAAATCGCAAGTTGATTTAGAAGTCTCGAAAGTAAATCTTGAAAACATTCAAAATAATATACTAATCGAATTACAACAGAATTATGAATCGTTAAAAACTACCGAACGAAATGTTCCCTTGCAAGAAAAGAATTTAACCAAAGCCAATGAATATCTTAGAATCGCTGAAGCTCGTTTCGATGCAGGAGCCATTACCAGTATCGAACTCATCGATGCTCGGAATGATGCCTATGAAGCCGAAAATGCCTATTTGCAAGCGGTTTTTGATTACAATGTGGCTATGTCGAAATTTTATAATTCTTTAGGAATGTCCCTTGAAGAACGAATGAAGTCATTTTCTGACGACGGATCAAAATCAGCACCTCAGGAACAACCAACAGAATAATGAATACCAATATTTAATCAGCAAGAATTAAGGATTCGAGCTTTAATGCTTCCAAGCTAAAAAGTAAAGGGATGGAAACATGAAATACCTTATTTATTTAGTCGAAGACGAAGAAAATCTGAACCAACTTTTAACTTCCTACCTTAAAAATGAAGGGTGGGAAGTCTATTCATTTCTTACCGGAAGTGAAGCTCATAAAAATATTACCAAAAAACCTCACTTATGGATACTAGATATTATGTTACCTGATATCGACGGATATCAAATTATTCGAGAAATCAAAGCTTTTTCCCCAAATATACCAGTCATTTTCATTTCTGCTCGCGATGCCGATCTCGACCGGATAGTTGGAT from Candidatus Atribacteria bacterium ADurb.Bin276 harbors:
- a CDS encoding Outer membrane efflux protein, producing MSLKNKKRNKPYHPFIFGIVILSLILLMTLTTFANGTKKTPFTLSEAVKIALENGNDMKTALFELKKSELTYQQTKADLLLNPSILSELSNQTALLVAQRNYEITRSNQVQVVEEAYYNILKIQRLVALAQENINRSQKQLENVKAKYSLGMVAQIDVISAEYELSKAQSDRLNAESNLQIAKMNFNQLLGRDLNTPVELTSELTFKPSVVDLKQSTDYALTHRLEIKKAEDEVTLKIKEVQVNTNDYTPLLNQKKSQVDLEVSKVNLENIQNNILIELQQNYESLKTTERNVPLQEKNLTKANEYLRIAEARFDAGAITSIELIDARNDAYEAENAYLQAVFDYNVAMSKFYNSLGMSLEERMKSFSDDGSKSAPQEQPTE